A region of Hydrogenimonas cancrithermarum DNA encodes the following proteins:
- the dcd gene encoding dCTP deaminase has translation MGLKSDTWIREKALKEKMIEPFCEDQVGKGVVSYGLSSYGYDIRVSDEFKIFTNVNAEVVDPKHFDERNVVDFQGDICIVPPNSFALARTVEYFRIPRNVLAICLGKSTYARCGIIVNVTPFEPEFEGHITIEISNTTPLPAKIYANEGIAQVLFFEGDEMCETSYKDKAGKYQAQTGITLPRILNED, from the coding sequence ATGGGGCTCAAGAGCGATACGTGGATACGTGAAAAAGCACTGAAAGAAAAGATGATCGAACCGTTTTGTGAAGATCAGGTGGGCAAAGGGGTCGTCAGCTACGGCCTCAGCAGTTACGGCTACGACATACGCGTCAGCGACGAATTCAAAATCTTCACCAACGTCAACGCCGAAGTGGTCGATCCAAAACACTTCGACGAGCGAAACGTCGTCGATTTTCAAGGCGACATCTGTATCGTGCCGCCCAACTCCTTCGCGCTCGCGCGCACCGTCGAGTATTTCCGCATTCCCCGTAACGTCCTGGCGATCTGCCTGGGCAAAAGCACCTACGCCCGCTGCGGTATCATCGTCAACGTCACGCCGTTCGAACCCGAGTTCGAAGGCCACATCACGATCGAAATCTCCAACACGACACCGCTTCCGGCCAAAATCTATGCCAACGAAGGGATCGCACAGGTACTCTTTTTCGAAGGTGACGAGATGTGCGAAACGAGCTACAAAGACAAAGCCGGCAAATACCAGGCACAGACCGGCATCACGCTGCCGCGCATATTGAACGAAGATTGA
- the accB gene encoding acetyl-CoA carboxylase biotin carboxyl carrier protein, which yields MNLKEIKDLIKVFNGSDLSKLKVEDGDFALTLEKGGAAVAATAAPVQQVQAAPAPAATAPAPTEQSEKSIPENADYITSPMVGTFYRSPSPDSPPFVNIGDVVRKGQTLCIIEAMKIMNEIEAEFDCKILDILVEDGQPVEYDMPLFLVEKV from the coding sequence ATGAATCTGAAAGAGATAAAAGATCTGATAAAAGTATTTAACGGCAGTGATTTGAGCAAGCTGAAAGTCGAAGACGGCGATTTTGCGCTGACACTCGAAAAAGGCGGTGCGGCCGTGGCGGCCACAGCGGCACCGGTACAGCAGGTACAGGCCGCTCCGGCGCCTGCCGCAACAGCCCCCGCTCCGACAGAGCAGAGTGAGAAGAGCATCCCGGAAAATGCCGATTACATCACCTCTCCGATGGTCGGTACCTTCTATCGCTCACCTTCACCGGACTCCCCTCCGTTTGTCAACATCGGCGATGTCGTTCGCAAAGGTCAGACGCTCTGCATCATCGAGGCGATGAAGATCATGAACGAAATCGAGGCGGAGTTCGACTGCAAAATACTCGATATCCTGGTGGAAGACGGCCAGCCGGTCGAGTACGACATGCCGCTTTTCCTGGTAGAGAAGGTCTGA
- a CDS encoding c-type cytochrome — protein MRQTLILLLVALFVAAAFYLNRSRHLSKTEHRHETKREAAECSVCREKESKKTLEELRSVAYLERYIENVINNGSSQKLGYAYGDMQAGFADPEAAKKIAAYVVTLAGLKPTHPEWVREGHTFYVSNCGGCHGEDGKGVHGTFPDLTRHPLLGIEKRIREAEKLRSSSPKE, from the coding sequence TTGAGACAGACACTCATTCTGCTTCTTGTCGCACTCTTTGTCGCGGCCGCTTTCTACCTCAACCGCTCGCGCCATCTCTCCAAAACGGAACACCGCCACGAAACGAAGCGCGAAGCGGCCGAATGTTCGGTGTGCAGAGAAAAAGAGAGTAAAAAGACACTGGAAGAGCTGCGCTCCGTCGCCTACCTGGAACGCTACATCGAAAATGTCATCAACAACGGCTCGTCCCAAAAACTCGGGTACGCCTACGGCGACATGCAAGCCGGTTTCGCCGATCCGGAGGCGGCCAAAAAGATCGCTGCCTACGTCGTCACTCTGGCAGGTCTGAAACCGACCCATCCCGAGTGGGTCAGGGAAGGACACACCTTCTATGTCAGCAACTGCGGCGGATGCCACGGCGAAGACGGCAAAGGTGTCCACGGAACCTTCCCCGACCTGACGCGCCATCCGCTGCTGGGAATCGAAAAGCGCATCCGCGAGGCCGAGAAGCTGCGCTCATCCTCACCGAAAGAGTGA
- a CDS encoding DUF481 domain-containing protein, whose protein sequence is MIRHLLTALLCLFAAPLFAYVDISPIEIGEHPGTSGSLALSLSNQRGNTEKTEIGLDLDLRYDSNASYAIWALGGYNYTDTLGAQIENKGFAHLRYLYKISDPFYAEAYIQTESNKLREIENRSLAGAGVRYRFYDDRTYGRIYFGMGLLYERLRFSNPEIDPDEYNTRFSGYLHYSKNFSNKTEINAYLFYQPKIDAWEDYTVHSIAELQTPIFENFYLLLRLINNYDSTPPKNNDVKTYDVAQKVSLMWKF, encoded by the coding sequence ATGATCCGGCATCTGCTCACGGCACTGCTCTGCCTTTTCGCCGCTCCCCTTTTCGCCTATGTCGATATCTCTCCCATCGAAATCGGGGAGCATCCCGGAACAAGCGGTTCACTGGCCCTTTCGCTCTCCAACCAGCGCGGCAATACGGAAAAAACGGAGATAGGGCTCGATCTCGACCTTCGCTACGACAGCAACGCCAGCTATGCCATCTGGGCGCTTGGCGGCTACAACTACACCGACACGCTCGGAGCGCAGATCGAGAACAAAGGATTCGCCCACCTGCGTTATCTTTACAAAATCAGTGATCCGTTCTATGCCGAAGCCTATATCCAGACCGAAAGCAACAAACTCAGAGAGATCGAGAACCGATCGCTGGCAGGAGCGGGGGTTCGCTACCGGTTCTATGACGACAGAACCTATGGGCGTATCTACTTTGGGATGGGCCTGCTCTACGAACGGTTGCGATTCAGCAATCCGGAGATCGATCCGGACGAATACAATACCCGTTTCAGCGGCTACCTCCACTACTCAAAAAACTTTTCCAACAAAACGGAGATCAACGCCTATCTCTTCTATCAGCCAAAAATCGATGCATGGGAGGACTATACGGTCCACTCCATCGCGGAACTGCAGACACCGATCTTCGAAAATTTCTACCTCCTGCTTCGCCTTATCAACAATTACGACTCCACGCCGCCCAAAAACAACGATGTCAAAACATACGACGTAGCGCAGAAAGTTTCACTGATGTGGAAGTTTTGA
- a CDS encoding acetyl-CoA carboxylase biotin carboxylase subunit, translating to MAEIKRILIANRGEIALRAIRTIKEMGKEAVAVYSTADKDASYLRLADATICIGGAKSGESYLHIPAIIAAAEVSECDAIFPGYGFLSENQNFVEICQFHDIKFIGPSVDVMALMSDKSKAKQVMKEAGVPVIPGSDGAVETVEEAKKLAKEMGFPVILKAAAGGGGRGMRVVEDESYVENAFLAAESEAITAFGDGTIYMEKFIENPRHIEVQVLADSHGNAVHIGERDCSMQRRHQKLIEESPAMFLDDETRAKLHEAAVKATKHIGYESAGTFEFLVDKHKNFYFMEMNTRLQVEHCVSEMVSGIDIIEWMIRIAEGERLFDQSDVRLEGHAIECRITAEDPVNFIPCPGKISKWIAPGGKDVRIDSHAHAGYIIPQHYDSMIGKVIVWDKDRARAIKKMRRAMDEFEIGGVKTVIDFHRRMMRNPDFIENRFDTKYLESHM from the coding sequence ATGGCTGAAATCAAACGTATCCTGATCGCAAACCGCGGTGAAATCGCGCTTCGGGCGATTCGAACGATCAAAGAGATGGGCAAGGAGGCGGTCGCCGTATACTCCACGGCCGACAAAGATGCCAGCTACCTGCGGCTTGCCGATGCGACGATCTGCATTGGCGGCGCAAAAAGCGGCGAGAGCTATCTGCATATTCCGGCGATCATCGCGGCGGCGGAAGTGAGCGAGTGCGACGCGATCTTTCCCGGTTACGGCTTTTTGAGCGAAAACCAGAATTTCGTCGAGATCTGCCAGTTTCACGATATCAAGTTTATCGGCCCCAGCGTCGACGTCATGGCACTGATGAGCGACAAAAGCAAAGCGAAGCAGGTGATGAAAGAGGCGGGCGTTCCGGTCATCCCGGGAAGCGACGGGGCCGTCGAAACGGTCGAAGAGGCGAAAAAACTCGCCAAAGAGATGGGTTTCCCAGTTATTCTTAAAGCCGCAGCCGGCGGCGGCGGCCGCGGGATGCGTGTCGTCGAAGACGAGAGCTATGTCGAGAACGCCTTCCTCGCGGCCGAAAGCGAAGCGATCACGGCATTCGGCGATGGGACGATCTACATGGAGAAATTTATCGAAAATCCGCGCCATATCGAAGTCCAAGTGCTTGCCGACAGCCACGGCAATGCCGTTCATATCGGCGAACGTGACTGCTCGATGCAGCGACGTCACCAGAAGTTGATCGAAGAGTCGCCGGCGATGTTCCTCGATGACGAGACGCGGGCGAAGCTGCATGAAGCGGCGGTCAAGGCGACGAAGCATATCGGCTACGAGAGTGCAGGAACCTTCGAGTTTCTGGTCGACAAACACAAAAACTTCTATTTTATGGAGATGAACACCCGTCTTCAGGTAGAGCACTGCGTCAGCGAGATGGTGAGCGGCATCGACATCATCGAATGGATGATCCGCATCGCCGAAGGGGAGAGGCTTTTCGACCAGAGCGACGTACGACTCGAGGGTCACGCGATCGAGTGCCGCATCACGGCCGAAGATCCGGTCAACTTCATCCCCTGTCCCGGAAAGATCAGCAAATGGATCGCGCCAGGCGGAAAAGATGTGCGTATCGACAGCCATGCCCATGCGGGTTACATTATCCCGCAGCATTACGACTCGATGATCGGAAAAGTGATCGTATGGGACAAAGACCGTGCCCGTGCGATCAAAAAGATGCGCCGTGCGATGGACGAGTTCGAGATCGGTGGCGTCAAAACCGTCATCGATTTTCACCGCCGTATGATGCGCAACCCCGATTTCATCGAAAACCGCTTCGATACCAAATACCTCGAATCCCACATGTAG